One genomic segment of Clavelina lepadiformis chromosome 3, kaClaLepa1.1, whole genome shotgun sequence includes these proteins:
- the LOC143450446 gene encoding fibrinogen-like protein A, with the protein MRGVILLLSLACFVVMTYSQECRQVLTTVCADDVVNSTMQKEDKDDVGRSRKSGSPEAHGAKGEPGAVGQKGMQGESCALGSLGTDIVTRLAKIEELLTPPSTTAMATTTVVTTTSSTATSTVATTTPSSITSCSTSSSNGPHNLTSGVEVYCEDGWTIFQRRIDGSVDFGRRWDDYANGFGQINGEFWLGLDNIHEMTRGGGCRLKIELWDFDGNQRHANYSSFAVESAKNLYRLRVSGYSGNAGDSLRFHNGRPFSTEDNDNDSFRVNCATRYGGSQGWWFDACAYSFLNGVWMRQSSGIARGIIWYDWKGWLKPLKETKMKLRCD; encoded by the exons ATGAGAGGAGTGATTCTTCTGTTATCATTGGCGTGCTTCGTCGTGATGACCTACTCGCAAGAATGTCGTCAAGTCCTTACCACTGTCTGTGCTGATGACGTTGTCAATTCCACCATGCAGAAAGAAGACAAAGATGATGTCGGAAGATCCCGAAAATCTGGAAGTCCGGAAGCTCATGGAGCTAAAGGAGAACCCGGAGCAGTTGGACAGAAGGGGATGCAAGGAGAATCGTGCGCTCTGGGGTCGTTAGGAACCGACATAGTCACCAGACTGGCAA AAATCGAGGAGCTTCTTACACCTCCTAGTACCACGGCCATGGCTACTACCACTGTTGTCACGACAACATCATCAACTGCAACCAGCACTGTGGCGACGACAACACCATCTAGTATTACGTCATGTTCTACGTCATCAAGCAATGGTCCCCACAATTTGACGAGTGGTGTTGAAGTTTACTGCGAAGATGGATGGACG atttttcaaagaaGAATTGACGGAAGTGTTGATTTCGGGCGACGATGGGACGACTACGCGAACGGTTTTGGCCAGATTAACGGGGAATTTTGGCTTG GACTTGACAACATCCACGAGATGACGCGTGGAGGAGGATGCAGACTCAAGATAGAGCTGTGGGATTTCGATGGAAACCAACGTCACGCCAATTATAG ctcGTTTGCGGTCGAATCTGCTAAAAATTTATATCGGCTTCGTGTTTCCGGATACAGCGGAAATGCAGGAGACAGTTTAAGATTTCACAATGGTCGCCCATTCTCGACGGAAGATAACGATAACGATTCTTT TCGTGTAAACTGCGCAACTCGCTATGGAGGATCTCAGGGATGGTGGTTTGATGCCTGCGCCTATTCATTCCTCAATGGAGTCTGGATGCGTCAATCAAGTGGAATTGCTCGTGGAATTATTTGGTATGATTGGAAGGGTTGGCTTAAACCActtaaagaaactaaaatgaaacttcgtTGCGACTGA